The Deltaproteobacteria bacterium nucleotide sequence GCGTCGGCATGCTGCCGGCGCAGGTCCGGCGACACGAAGCGCGGATCCTCCAGCAGCTCGGGGCGCCCGATCGTCCGGCACAGCTTCTCGAAGTGCTCGGGATGTCCGGCGCACACCACGATCATCCGCCCGTCGCCCGTGGCGAAGGCCTGGAAGGGGGCGATGTTCGGATGGCGGGTCCCCAGGCGGCCCGGCACCATGCCGGTGACGAGGTGGTTGGTGAGCGCGTTCTCGAGGATCGCGAGCTGACAGTCGAGCATCGCGACGTCGATCATCGTGCCTGCGCCGGTGTCGCGGCGCTTGAGGAGTGCGCTCGTGATGCCCACGGCGAGGAAGAGGCCGGCCGCGATGTCGCCGATCGAAACGCCGACGCGCGCCGGCGGCTGATCGGGATAACCCGTGAGGCTGAGGATGCCGCCCATCGCCTGGGCGACCATGTCGAAGGCCGGGCGCCCGCGCAGTGGACCGGTGTGCCCGAAGCCGGACGCCGCGGCGTAGATGAGCCGCGGCCAGCGCGCGCGGAGCGTCGCCCAGCCGTAGCCCAGCCGCTCGAGCACTCCGGGCCGGAAGTTCTCGACCAGCACGTCGGCGGCGCCGAGCAGCGCCTCGAAGATCGCCCGGTCCTCGTCCCGGCGCAGCTCGAGGGCGATGGACTCCTTGCCGTAGTTGAGCGCGGAGAAGTACAGGCTCTTGCCGCCGACGAACGGGCCGATGAGCCGGGCATCGTCGCCCACCGGCGGCCGCTCCACCTTGATGACGCGCGCGCCGAGGTTGGCGAGGATGAGCGTGCAGTAGGGGCCCGCGAGCACGCGCGTCAGGTCGATCACCGTCACGCCGGCGAGTGGCCGGGGGTCGGCCCGGATCATGGCAGCGGAGGATACGCGCTCCGGCAGCGGCGCGCGACCGAGAAGCGCCCACCACGAGCCGTTCCGGTGCCGATGGCGCCCCCGGGGCCCTTCGGCCGCGTACCGGTGAGAATCCTTCTTTCCCCCTTGACGAGGAGAACCCGCTCCGTGTTATGCGGGAGCATGCGGACAATCGTACTGCTGGCCTTCGTTCTGGGCGCCCTCACCCCCGCGTCGGCCGATAGCATCAGGTGCCGCTTCGGGCCGGGCGCCACGCCCGCCGTCACGGCACCCAACAAGCCGCACGGCTCGCAGATCCCCATCGACACCATCGTGGTGGCGATGCAGGAGAACCGCTCCTTCGACCACTACTTCGCGCAGCTCCGCCTCCAGGGACAGCCGCACGTGCGCCGGGTACCGAAGAACGCCTCCAACCCGGACCCCACGAACCCCAGCGGCCCGCCGATCCCCCGCTTCCACGAGACGAGCTACTGCGAGTGCGCTGACCTCGATCATTCCTGGAACGGTACGCACCACGAGTGGGACAACGGCGCGATGGACGGCTTCACGGCCGCCAACACCAACGCCTGCAATCCGACCGGCAGCCGGACGATGGGATTCTACGACTCGACGGACCTGCCCTACTACTACTCGCTCTACAGCCAGTTCGCGATCGCCGACCGCTACTTCGCGTCGGCGCTCACGCAGACCTTCCCGAACCGCTTCTACCTCTACGCCGGCACATCCTTCGGCCACATCCGCAACGATTTCCCCACCAGCCCCACGGAGTTCGCTCCGCCAGGCGGGACGATCTTCGAGGCCCTCGACAACGCGGGCATCACCTGGAAGATATATTTCTCGGAGATCCCGGCCGGTTTCCTGTTCGCCTACGTTCGCGATCACGCAGCCAACACGGCGCCCATCCAGCAGTACTTCAACGACGCCCAGGCCGGTACGCTGCCGCAGGTCGTCTTCGTGGATCCCCTCTTCAACCTCAGCGGGACGGAATCGAGGAACATGGAGAACGACGAGCACCCGCCCGCCAACATCCAGGTGGGGGAGCAGTTCGTTGCCAGCGTGGCCAACGCGCTCATGGCGAGCCCGCAGTGGCCTCACGCGGCGCTCTTCCACACCTACGACGAGCACGGCGGCTTCTGGGATCACATGCCGCCGCCGCCCGCCTGCCTCCCGGACAACATTCCACCGATGCTCCAGTCCGGCGACGAGCCGGGGGCGTTCGACCGTTACGGGATCCGCGTGCCGGTGGTGGTGGTGTCGCCGTACTCCCGCAAGCACTACGTGTCGCACCGGACGTACGACCACACGTCGATCATCCGCTTCATCGAGACGCGCTTCGACCTCCCGGCACTGACCCGGCGCGACGCGAACGCCGACCCGATGCTCCGCCTCTTCAACTTCCACCGTACGCCCTTCGCGACGCCGCCGGCGCTGCCGCCGGCTCCGGTGGACGAGGCGCACCGCCTGCAGTGCTCGCCGAGCGGCGCCTTCATCGATCCGGTGGAGTTCTAGCCCAAGGGTCGCCCGTCCCTGAGGCTCGGGAGCCTCGCGATCTCCCGAGCTCCATCACCCGCAAGGTGAAGGGCACGTGCGTGCGAATCGTCTCGAACTTCGGATGCGGCCAATCGTGGTGCAAACGGCGCTCGCCTTCGGTCTGACGATCGCGCCGCCGGCGTGGGCGCTCCCTCCCCCGCTGTCCTGCCCGAGCTGCTGGGTGCCGCCCCTCTTCACCAGCTGGCAGATCCAGTTCACCGGCACGCTCGACCAGGCGTTCAACGCGACGCTCTGGGCGTTCGTCTGGCCGGCGCGTCACCAGGCGGGCTCGTCGACCGACCCGAACCTGCCGCCGATGGGACTTCGCCTGCGGCTCAAGGCGAGCCTCGACATCTCGGGCTTCTCGCCGGCGAACCAGGTGATCCTCGCTGCGCTCAAGCGATACGGCATGTTCGTCGCCGACAACGGCGGCCCGTGGTTCGTCACCGGCGCACCCGACCCGCGCTGGGACGACGACGACCTGCACCGGCTTGGGCAGATCATCGGCGCGGATTTCGAGGCGGTGGACGAATCCGGGTTGATGGTCGGGCCCGACTCGGGCCACGTACGGTGAGGTTCCAAATCGATCCCGACGGCCTCCGGCTCGCAGCCCGTTGCGTGACGCGTCGTGCGGAGTCCCGCTCCGCCCGCGGGCGTCGCGCGTGGCGCGAAGCCTCTCCCGCCTCGCGTCACCTCGCGCGCCATGCACCTGCGCGAGGCTCGTGCGCAAGCGCGAGCCCGGGCGAGGTTCGCATATTTGGAGAACCCCCTTTTGGACCGGCACAGTTCTTGGGTAAAGTCCCAACATGATGCGCGGTTTCCCCTACCTCATCTTCCTCGCCGCGCTGGCCTTGGTGCCGGCCGACCACGCACTCGCCAAGGCGTTCAACCGCCCGCACATGCACCAGCCCGGCCACGGATGCCAGATCCAGGTCGGCCCGGTCACCGTCCCGCGCGGCGAGGAGCTGACCGAGTGCACCTACCTGAAGATGCCGAGCAAGCGCGACATGGCGGTCCACCGCGTGAAGATCAAGGTGAGCGGTGGCAGCCACCATGTCCATCTCTACCGGCCTGCTGATCCCACGTTGAATCTCGCCGACGGCCACGAGACCTGCAACATGGCGCTCGACTTCAGCGTCTGGCAGCTCGTCCTGGCGGCCCAGGACATCTTCCTCGACTGGCGGCTCCCCCCGGGTGTCGCGTTCCACTTCCGCGCCGGCGAGCAGCTCGCCGCGCAGACCCACTTCGTCGACAACGGCCTGCTGCGGACGCCCACGGGGCAGGGCTGGGCCCTCTTCAACCTCTACTCGATGCCGCCGCGGAAGGTCCACTCCTACGCCGGGGCGATCTTCGGGCAGGACCGCGACGTGGTCGTCCCGGCGCACGCGACCTCCACCGCCACCACCCGCTGCCTCTTCCCGAAGCCGGTCACGCTGCTCGCGATCACGGGCCACTACCACTACCGCGGCGTCCGCTTCACCGCCGGCTCCTGGGACGGCACGGGCGGCGAAAAGCTCTACGAGCAGAACGGGTACCTCGATCCTCCCTTCGTCCGCTACTCGGGCGACCACGCCCCCACGGTGAAGGGCCTCCAGTGGACCTGCACGTACGACAACCAGACCGACCAGACGTACAAGTTCGGTCCGTTCACCGACCGGAACGAGCACTGCAACCTGTTCGCCTTCTACTACCCGACCGACACGCCGGACGAGTTCACGACGTGCGTCCAGAAGGACGGCGTCGTGACGACGACGGTGCGGGGGCAGTGAGCCGCGGGCCCTCGGCCGGGCCGCGTCGCTGACGCGCGCCGCGGGCCTGGCGCGCCCGCCTCAGGACGTGCCGCGATAGAAGAAGTACTCCGCGGTGTAGGGCACGCGCATCTCGCGGCCGACGTCCGCAGCATCACAGCCCGTCGCAGGCGCCTTGCCGCCGCCGGTGTTCACCCGCTGAACGAAGGTCACGCGATCGAAGACGCCCGGGCCCTTCGTGGACTTCGCCTGCAGGAGCAGCCAGGGAATGGCGTCGAGGTCCGGCGCCGCCGCGCTCTGCACGACCGCCCCGACCACCTTGCTGCCGCTCTGACTCTGCCACGTCGGCCCCACGTAGTGGATCCCAACGACGTTGCCCTCGGCGTCGAACAGCTTGGCTTTCGGCGCCTTGAAGCTCCAGGCGAACTGCGTCGCGTCGGTCGCCGAGGGTTTGCAGACGTAGATCTGCACGCCGCCGGCGTGCGCATGGAAGGCCACCGTGTTGCCTTCCGGCACCTCCAGATTCGCGGGTACCGCGGGCGCACGGTCGTCCAGCGCCGGCGTGGCCAAGGCCGGCGAGAGCGATACGCAAACGCCGAGTACCATCGTCGAGAGAGTCAACGCTACGCGCCTTCGTCCGCTCGAAACCATCACGCACCTCGCCGGCCGTCACCTGTAATCGGTCCCGAATGTGTCTGTAAATTCAGAGATCCCCCGAATCGATTCGGGGCTCCCCCAACCCCAAGGTGCGGGCGCGCCCGATGCACGGCCGCGCCGCGCTCGAGCCGTCAGACCAAGCCGATGGAAGACAGGAGCCCCTTCACCAGCTCGGGCAGGTCGGGCACCAGATCGTCGAGCCACCCCGCCGTGAAGGAGGGAATGATCGCGAGGACCCACAGGATGACCCACGACGCTCGGAAGCACGAGCGTCGCCACCGTGTGTCGTGTTCGTGCGTGATGACGAGACGGATCATTCTCGGCCAGGGAGTCGACGGAGAGCTTCCGCATGAGACTCGCGCGATGATATTCGACGGTCTTTTCACGCATCGCCAGCGTCCCCGCGATCTCCCGGTTGGTCTTCCCGTCGACGACCAGGTCCAGCACCTGCCGTTCGCGCGGTGTCAGACGTCCGAGGCGCCAGGCGCGGTCGGCGCGCT carries:
- a CDS encoding CoA transferase, translating into MIRADPRPLAGVTVIDLTRVLAGPYCTLILANLGARVIKVERPPVGDDARLIGPFVGGKSLYFSALNYGKESIALELRRDEDRAIFEALLGAADVLVENFRPGVLERLGYGWATLRARWPRLIYAAASGFGHTGPLRGRPAFDMVAQAMGGILSLTGYPDQPPARVGVSIGDIAAGLFLAVGITSALLKRRDTGAGTMIDVAMLDCQLAILENALTNHLVTGMVPGRLGTRHPNIAPFQAFATGDGRMIVVCAGHPEHFEKLCRTIGRPELLEDPRFVSPDLRRQHADALEGELERVLRTRAAAEWLERFEAVGVPCGPVNTVAEAARSPQV
- a CDS encoding alkaline phosphatase family protein; translation: MAPPGPFGRVPVRILLSPLTRRTRSVLCGSMRTIVLLAFVLGALTPASADSIRCRFGPGATPAVTAPNKPHGSQIPIDTIVVAMQENRSFDHYFAQLRLQGQPHVRRVPKNASNPDPTNPSGPPIPRFHETSYCECADLDHSWNGTHHEWDNGAMDGFTAANTNACNPTGSRTMGFYDSTDLPYYYSLYSQFAIADRYFASALTQTFPNRFYLYAGTSFGHIRNDFPTSPTEFAPPGGTIFEALDNAGITWKIYFSEIPAGFLFAYVRDHAANTAPIQQYFNDAQAGTLPQVVFVDPLFNLSGTESRNMENDEHPPANIQVGEQFVASVANALMASPQWPHAALFHTYDEHGGFWDHMPPPPACLPDNIPPMLQSGDEPGAFDRYGIRVPVVVVSPYSRKHYVSHRTYDHTSIIRFIETRFDLPALTRRDANADPMLRLFNFHRTPFATPPALPPAPVDEAHRLQCSPSGAFIDPVEF
- a CDS encoding DUF3455 domain-containing protein — encoded protein: MMVSSGRRRVALTLSTMVLGVCVSLSPALATPALDDRAPAVPANLEVPEGNTVAFHAHAGGVQIYVCKPSATDATQFAWSFKAPKAKLFDAEGNVVGIHYVGPTWQSQSGSKVVGAVVQSAAAPDLDAIPWLLLQAKSTKGPGVFDRVTFVQRVNTGGGKAPATGCDAADVGREMRVPYTAEYFFYRGTS